The following are encoded together in the Pseudodesulfovibrio indicus genome:
- a CDS encoding DUF1786 domain-containing protein, which produces MTTTLCLDIGSGTQDVLLYSPDREIENCPKFVLPSPALQIGRRVEALRLKGENIWLHGSNMGGGVTRFINGHLKAGLKVACTEKAAYTMADDLTRIPAMGIEMTDSCPDGFVPVRLTDFDEAWWHRFMEAAELPWPDEVAACAQDHGFHPGQSNRMGRFKLWRTLLDEGGGRPEALVYRTPPAMLTRLADLQADIGGGPVADTGAAAVLGALFVDEIERLSFERGITLVNIGNSHLIAFLLHAGRIHGVYEQHTGCVDGEKLWRDLAAFRKGCLSFEQVFDDNGHGCLCLDLPAEAGGFEPTFVLGPRRGMLDGYDVEFPSPGGDMMLAGCFGLIKGLAMQG; this is translated from the coding sequence GTGACGACCACTCTCTGCCTCGACATCGGCAGCGGCACCCAGGACGTGCTGCTCTATTCCCCGGACCGCGAGATCGAAAACTGCCCCAAGTTCGTGCTCCCCTCCCCGGCCCTCCAGATCGGCCGGAGGGTGGAGGCGCTGCGCCTGAAGGGCGAGAACATATGGCTCCACGGCAGCAACATGGGCGGCGGCGTGACCCGGTTCATCAACGGCCATCTCAAGGCCGGGCTGAAGGTGGCCTGTACCGAGAAGGCCGCCTACACCATGGCCGACGACCTGACACGCATCCCAGCCATGGGCATCGAGATGACCGACAGCTGCCCGGACGGCTTCGTGCCGGTGCGGCTGACGGACTTCGACGAAGCGTGGTGGCACCGGTTCATGGAGGCCGCCGAGCTTCCCTGGCCCGACGAGGTCGCGGCCTGCGCCCAGGACCACGGATTTCACCCCGGCCAGTCCAACCGCATGGGGCGGTTCAAGCTCTGGCGGACCCTGCTCGACGAGGGCGGAGGACGGCCGGAGGCCCTGGTCTACCGAACCCCGCCCGCCATGCTCACCCGGCTGGCCGACCTCCAGGCGGACATCGGCGGCGGCCCGGTGGCGGACACCGGCGCGGCGGCGGTGCTCGGTGCGCTGTTCGTGGACGAGATCGAACGGCTGAGCTTCGAGCGCGGCATCACCCTGGTGAACATCGGCAACTCCCACCTCATCGCCTTCCTGCTCCACGCCGGGCGCATCCACGGGGTGTACGAGCAGCACACCGGCTGCGTGGACGGCGAAAAGCTGTGGCGGGACCTGGCCGCGTTCCGCAAGGGGTGCCTCTCCTTCGAGCAGGTCTTCGACGACAACGGCCACGGCTGCCTCTGCCTCGACCTGCCCGCCGAGGCCGGGGGATTCGAGCCGACCTTCGTGCTCGGCCCGCGCCGGGGGATGCTGGACGGCTACGACGTGGAGTTTCCCTCGCCCGGCGGGGACATGATGCTGGCCGGATGCTTCGGCCTGATAAAGGGACTAGCCATGCAGGGGTGA